The stretch of DNA gtggggtaggggtggCCAGGATCAATTAATACCTCTGAGACACGCCCCTTTGCCTCCTGGgatctctcttcctcctctcctatATAttacacacgcgcgcgcgcaacACAAAAAACCTgtgctttttttgtgggggggggtactGTATTTTATCCCGGCGCCCTCTCCCCATCTGGAGTTTAGCAGTAGAAAAGGTGGTTCATTCCAGATTTGCGCGTGTGGTGTCCAAGTGGAGGGAGAACCGCGTCTGaatgaaacattatttttttttaaagaaatctaaaCAGCAGGGATTTAAACATGAGGTTTTTTATGATGTTTTTCAGAAATTTACTCGGTTTcgtcctggggcttttcctgaAGTTCAACGGCAGGGATTGCTGAGACTTGGGCATAGCTTTGGAAATGTCATTCAAACGGGAGCCTTGTGAGTCTTTCTGGAAATCATAGTAACTCAACGGTATCTGAAGATCACCCacactcttcccttcccccccctcattttatttttttgaatcaTCAAAGAAACTACAGTATTGAGTTTCATCTTTTGGAGGACCCGCAActgtttggatttatttatttattttccctgcaAAGGAAACTTGACAGAAAAGTAGATTTAATTCAagtaagtgttttgttttgtttttgcacagGCAATTTGCTTTGGgtaactttatttcatttcatggtggtggtgcttggttccccccccttttaagcacTGGTTGAGGGTCTTTAGTTGAATGTGCTTTGCATGAATTTGCATTAGAGGTTGCTCTGCTTAGTAAATCACATATTGGatgtcagggtttgtttgtttttgtttggaatGTGTGCCCAGCAGGCTCCTTCATTCATGTGTGCGGTAGTCTATAGCAGCATgtaggggggtgtgtgtgtgtgggtgtgtaaatgCACCTGACTTTGAATAAGCATCTGATTTTCTTATTTCAGATGCATTTCAACACAGAGGACGGAACGCCTCTGCAAATAGGCTTTATAATAAATATTACATGTGGAATACAGcatttgctgcattttaaatccGGTTTTCACCGTGCATCACAAACTGAGGAGGGAAACGCTGGGAAGGCGGAAATACCTTTGAGACCCTGAGGACTCCCCCACACCTCAACCAATGGAACTGCATCGAATAAAACAACTGGATTATATATAAACACTGGCACTTACTATTACTGGCtgctttatttttgggggggctggAGGGGGGACACACTCCATCAGCTTCTGCatttcttccccccctcctttcccctacTCCTTGTTATAAATGATGGCTCATACTGGGATAAGAGGTTACGACACAAGAGAGATAGTGCAGAGGTACATCCATTACAAGCTGTCGCAGAAAGGATATGACTGGGTTGCCAGTGAAGACAGAGAAgacctttcttctcttcctcctcctcctcctgctgctgcagagacCTTCCCTAACCTTGCTAGGCTGGCATCTCATCCTTCCGAGCTGCCTGTAAGTAATGTGGCCCCGGCTGACGGACCACACCCTGTGCCACAGGTTGTCCACACGACTTTACGTCAAGCCGGGGATGAGTTTTCGCGGCGTTACAGGAGGGACTTTGCTCAGATGTCGGGACAGCTGCACTTGACCCCGGTCACTGCCAGAGCTCGCTTTGCGGCAGTTGTGGAAGAGCTCTTCCGAGACGGGGTGAACTGGGGGAGGATTGTGGCATTCTTTGAGTTCGGTGGCATGATGTGCGTGGAGAGCGTCAGCCGGGAGATGTCGCCCCTTGTGGACAATATCACAGTGTGGATGACTGAGTACCTGAACAGGCACCTGGACAACTGGATCCAGGACAATGGAGGCTGGGTATGTTTTTCTCTGTGTttccattttcaaatgcattCGTTACCACTATTTCAATATTACACCTTACCTATGTGTTTGCAGTGGGGGTCAAAGTTAGCTTGCCTGGCTAGCTGTTTTCCAAGCGTGGTTGTCGCCAGTAGAATTCACAGACTCTGGTACTCAATTGTTTCTGGCAATTTGCTTATCCTGGCCCAAATTGTGATAACCGCTTATCATAGACCTGCCAGGTGTTCGATAGAAGAGGCCCTACACTGCATCATTCCTATCTCCAGTGCGCCAGACTTTAAAAGTCAGTTGCCATGTTAAAAGTAGATGTTTAAAAAGTGAGGTGTTTCAGCAGTGATAAAGTTCCCATAAATCTCTCTAGCCTGTCGGTGACTGTGTTGCGCTTTCCTCTCTCTCAGGTTACACCGAGAACTCCCCATCTTGTTTCAATCAAGGTTTAATCGCTGATGTCATTCATAGGTTGTGTGAAATTTGCTGGTAAAATGAGGTCACAGTTTAAGCATGAGAGAGGAAAACTAATGATGAGGGGGCAGCTAATTCACGTCATGTGTGGCCTATTTCTTGGTTGTGCTTGAAGAGGAAAAATGCTACTGAAACTGTATTATGACTACATAGCACAGTGGAACCCTCATTATCTGCACCTTGTTTATTTTAGACCATGGCttgcacaagtgtgtgtgtgcgcacctgCCACAACCTTTGCACGTACCCCTCACAACACTTCCATTGTTTATCTTTCTATTTGGGAGAAAAATGAAATTCTACATGGATATCTTTGCATATGGTGCGCAGTCAGTTTAAGCAGGTGGCACTTGTATTGATGGGTAAAGTTTTTACAAGAAGGAAAgatatatttacatatatatttataacAGCGGATATAACGCaataagttttttatttattttcttctaaaaaaaatattctctagagttctttgaaggagaaagaagaaatgaaCACCTTTTAGGAAATCTGCAAATAGGTTTTTTTCACGACCAGTTCTTGGAAAGTGTAGGACTTTTGTTGTCACTGAGTGTGGTTCTTAAATAAATTGAAATCTATGTATAGAAATTAGCGATGGCAGAGAAAGTGGAAGTGTTCTGGAAGGGTGAACTCTGCCATATGAAGATCATATGCTGTCTTTTCACCTGTCTTTAACAATGTACCCTAATCCTTTCCCATCTCGAACAAGCATCTCTGTGCACATAATTGTTTTATGAATCAGTTAACCAGTATGTCTCATCTTTTTGCATCATCAGATTAAACCAGTGATTCCCAACTGATGGGTTGGGCTGCACACTAGTGAGGTGTCCTCATGGTAGAAACAATGGGGTTGTAGACAGAGTAAAACTAGAAACACAGAGGGAAAGGACGGGCAACTTTTGTGTATGAGACTGAGACCAAAGGGTGGGCAATACTTTGTTTATGAACTAACGCTTCATAAAAAGTCAAGCCATGTTAATTGTATAGACCCCCATTTTCTGTTGTTGAGAGAGACAAAGATATATGCTCTGCAAATGTCTcctattattataaaaaagaaatataaatcattttaaaacagaGTAGAACCTAACATTGACCTTATGTGTGAAAAGGCCACCAGAGAGGACACTTCGCTGTCTCCTCACATCCCCGCAAACACAATTCTCTTTGGTTCGCACCTTTAGCTGCCAAACATCAGATGCACAGTAATCAAGTGATACACATACATGCATGTTGGACTGTGCCCTAATTTTGAAATAAATGCCTTCTTTCAAAATAAACTCCCCTTATTCAAGAAAGGTTGATGTGTTCTGGAATAAAGAGGATCCTTTAAATTAAATGTATCCAGAACGGCTATACAGTACTTAGTATGCCTCAACTCTAAATTCTGGAAATGTTTTTCTCCTAGAGAGCAGTTCTTCTTTTTATTCTTCCTTCCACCCCAAACTAGTTATTATTCACCAGAGGAAAGAGAAACATGTGACTCACTTTCTGGGTGGCACATGAGAACACAAATGATTTGCATGCCAGTTATAATACCACAGTATTGCTCTTGCAAACAAGACATAAATCACAGTAGAAACTTAATATGGAGTGCAAGGCACTAATATGTAGCTTTCCCTGTATTCAGTAAATGTACATTTCCCAACCGGACAGTTTCATTTTAATTTCCAGTGTCTACCGcctccccctaccccccaaaTATGCTTATAATAGAGAGTGACTTTCTTTTGAAGTGATGAAAGCAGACAAGCTGTTCATGAATTAGGAATCTGACTTGATCTGAAAGGTGATTACCTTTGGGCAAACTTGTATGTTTCTTGGAAGACGCTTTCCTCTGCAACTCAAGTGTGGAGATGCTTGAGTATACTGCATGTCGGCAACTCTCTGAGTGCTGCTCTTCAGAGCCCAGCATGTGGCTCTTCTTAAGGGTTTGAGgtgttcaaaggggggggggaagtaaccTTAAAACCAACACAGaaatacccgtatattccggcgtataagacgactgggcgtataagacgactcccaacttctccagttaaaatatagagtttgggatatactcgccatataaaaaatacgacccccaacttttgagaagattttcctgggttaaaaagtagtcttatacgcaggaatatacagtacatttaagcATATTGATGCAGTTAAGTAACAAGTCTACATTTGTATTAGTAGCCTGttacattgtgggggggggggttgttttttgcCTACATGGCATAGTCTTTGGAATATTTCTTAGCTGGAAGATATTAGCTAGAAGATAACTGCATGAGTACCTAATACTTTACTAATAACACACCTACTAGTGAGTAAACAGCCCTGCCAGATCAGACAAAGGCCTATTGAGTCCAACACCTTTCACACAGTGAGAAGCCaggttcctatgggaaacccacaagcagaaacaAGAAAGTGTTGGTTACTTTTATTGGTTTCAGATCTCATTGGGGTATCTTTTTTATCTACTGATAGTCACCTCAGTTCTTTAACACTGCTCCTTAAATAGCATCATCCATGCACAAGAGGACAATGCCAGCTGGTTTGCAGGAatccctaaggcaggcatccccaaactgcggccctccagatgttttggcctacaactcccatgatcccgagctaacaggaccagtggtcggggaagatgggaattgtagtccaaaacatctggagggccgaagtttggggatgcctgccctaaggctTGTAAACTTAAAAATTCCCAAACAACTCAGGTGGGAAGAATCCCAAAGACAACCCAATGAGGGCTGGGCATGCTGGAACAGGAGTTGGAATCGATTGGCTGGAACAGCCCTCTACAGATTTTGGTGGAGGCACCACTTGTTTGCTGTTTGTAGCACTTTGGTGAATGCAAAGTTCTTTTACCAAGCAACAACTTGATGGAATAAGTTAAGCAACAAAGCCAACATCTATACTGTGTCCAGAGCCACCATCTATTCTGTCTTTGGAATAGAATTTTGGCACGTTGAGGAGATATATCTACAGGAATTTACGGTCCCcggtcctccccccccaaaaaaaataatcctgggaattgtaggttgATGAAGGTGCTGAGAATGTTAAAGATCCTTTCAAACTGCAGTTTCCTAACAGTGATGTGGGGCTTTTCCATAGAAAATTTTCAGTTTTGTATGTTTCGTTAGGAACAATGTATGATTTTCAGACAAGTCTGGCAGCTTCCACTTGCTAAATTAGATTATTCTCCAGAACACCAGAAGATTTCCTATATATTTATGTACAGTGGGTAAAACAAATCCAATTCAGAAGTTTTCCAGAAATCCCACATCACTGCTTCCAAGGTTTCCTGGGAAGAAAGTGTGACTAGTAAACCACTTgaagatagtacagtggtaccttggttctcaaacagcttggctcctgaacaaattggcttcaTAATGCCGCACAGCAGGAAATGAGTTTTCCgttttgcgaacgtttttcggaagccgagtATCCGACGcaacttctgtggcttccgatagagcacaggaagctcctgcagcccattggaagccatgccttggtttccctcagtctgtttcagatgtctcggaccacaattcccatgatccctgatcattggccatggtggctgcagCTGATGCGAGTTGTATTCTTTATATATTATTCATAACCTTTGCAGTTCAGTCCGAAGGTTCCCAGGGCAGCAGCACACAAACAGTTTATTGATATTAACAATTTATTGGCACCACAGCAATATCACGCAAAAGGCACAGAACCAATAGATACTATAAGTTGCAGCCTGGGAGCGAGGTCGGGGTGGGGAAGCCCAGTTCTTAAATTGGCCATCTCCAAAGCcttgaagaaaaaacaaacagtaATGTGTTTTAACTTAGGTAATGTTGGGGACAGGTGCATCTccaatgggagggagttccacatccGGTGGGAGGTCCATAGTAGAAAGGGACCTGCTCTGCCAGTCAGTAAACTACAGCTATCAATGGAGCTACAAGCAGATCCTCTCCCCCAGACCAGCAGGAAATGGAGAGGTACTCCATTCAaacagtcccgtcccccccactgTGTAGGGCTTTATATAGAACTGGGTGCAGTAGCAAACTGGCTACCAGTGCAGAGCTTTAAAGGCTTGTGGCACACAATCCCATTTTTTCAGCTCCAGTGAGTAAACTGTCTATTCTGGCTGCCACATTTTGTggtccaaaaaacatctggagggcaccatgttggggatcATTCTGATCAAAGGGAATTAGGCTTTTAACAAAGACATGCATTTTTATAAGCAACGGTTGTGCTTGGATGTGCTTATGGGTGTGGGGGGGGCGAGGGAGAGAGAAGCTCTCTGATGGAAAAGTGCCTTTTAGAGTCATATGCTGATCCTGCTGACTTTTATGTTTGGCCTGTTTTTACATGCTTTTATTCCGCTGTTACTAAACTGTAGTTCTCTTTTTGTTCCAGTTGACTGGCTGCCTAATGTGCTCTCCAACTTTCTGTTGTGCTTTCTAGTCACTGACGCACGCAGTTCCAGTCTCCTAAATGTCAGTGGTCACAGAGTACCAGAAACCCTTCAGAAACGGCAGCTGTAACATCagttccccccctcttctttttcccCATCTTAGATTGTAGCTAGATAATTGCACACAAGTGCGcgcgcgcgtacacacacacacacacacacacaatgtgtggGACTGCTGAGTTTAAAGacttgaatatatattttaatacactCTTCATTTGAACCCTGTATCTGAAGTTGAGCAGTCTTGCAATGCATTTGAAAGTGTTTCAACAATTCAAGAAAATACAGGTGCCTTTGCTGCGTTATCTTCctcttatcattatttattaatcgCCTTCCGCGTACATATCTCAAGGTGAGCTACTAAATGTAATAGGAGCAACTAAAGCAGTACAGAAATAACAGAATGAtactattattgtttattattatcacCTTTTCTTTCAGAGGTGAATTGTATAAGGTTTAAAGATAACTGTCAGGTATGATTAGGACTCTAATAGGTTTAACACTGGCATACAGCAGAGGAGACGTAGGCCTGAGGTCTTGTTTCAAAAGGCATAAAGAGGGCTGCTTGCATATTGTTTTTTTGTCTTGAATTCATCTCAGTGGTTGGAAAACACATTGCTTGTAGTGGGTTCATCCTGGTGTATTTGACCAGGCAATGAACCTTTCTCATTGAAGAAGAAAGTGTTTCGTTTGCAATGGGAACAAGGGTATGCATGCTGCTTCAAAACAATTGATTCCAGCTTAATGCAAGCGACTCTTGAAAGCAAATACTTGTTTTCAGGCAGATTATTTAACACGAGGAAAAGTGGACAGAGGAGCATCTAACCACCCAGGCATAAAGTGTCTGCTAATTATTTGTAGGCATTTACCAATCAAACACTGAACCCGAGCGACAAATTCCTCCTTTTGTTTTCTGCAAGCTGGGACCTGAACTGTTCTACATATCCTCCTTTTCTCAGACAAATGGGGAAAGAAAGTTTATGCTTCACTTCATATCTCCATGCAGCAAATGCTGGTTCTGGAGGTCTGTGGCCAAACAGCAATAAATACCGTATCCGTTAGAAGGGAGTTGAGCTTACTGGCAACACAGCACACATATTTCTGAGAGCAGTTCTGGGACAGTGTTTTTCATTCCGTGTATAACAATATGACAGATGGAGGTTCACGAAGTTGTAAATCTTCTCCACAACAGGAATAGCATATAGGAATACTTGGCAAATGCAGAATGATGTTGGTGATGGATTAGGGATTTGTCTTTTGATTTCATTAACAATTTGATTTTTAGAACTCGGTTCCTGAAAGTGTACACAGTTTGACAACTTTTCCAAGTTGAATTAATTATTTGACTGTGATCCTAACCTCACTTGGGAGTCATTGCCATCCAActagacttacttctgaatggacatgtataggatttcaCTGTTAGTCAGAATCCAACCTATGGTTCAAGACAACTTCATTTTCACTGAATCTGAAgagttcaggttttttttttaaatgccaaaaGTTTCAGAGACTAGACCTATATGGCAGCATTCAGAAAGTAGTGTACAGACAGTACACATATCTCTGGATCAAGGCTAGGTGATTTGAATTATTTGAAATACTTGTTTCAGCTCATATCGACTCTAGTCCATTGGCAAATGCTTCAGTATTAGTTAAGAACATTTAAGCATACTAGCTGAATAGAGTACCAAAGTTGTGACTCTTAAGATTGATTCAGGTTTCTGCAGTTGTATACATTAAGCTAGCTGTAAAAGACTGGCAGTGtatacaatatatattttaaaacagtttcaGATCTGTTTTAACTATTATAACTCCCCCAATGGGCTAAggataaaaaaacattttcagcagtcTCCAGAAACTAGCTTTTCTCTTAGGAGAATCCCATATGGACAATAGTTTACATTTGTAATGTAGGTGTACCTGtgagacaaataataatatttaactgGTGTCCATGAATGAAGGAATAGAAATGCTTTAGACTAGAGCAATgatagaattccccccccccctattctccACTAAGGGGACAATCTTATGGTGAGATCCTCTGGGATGACGGATGAGGGGCTCAGGGTGCAGAGAATTATACTCAttttcacccccggaggcacactccattgtctcttgagacagatggatgccaacatcaTGCATGTTTCCTATTATACATGCATTCCCTTTAGGGTTTCCTAAAGTAACTAGCATATAAACAGGTGCATACAACAGTGTAtaaaatctgtataaaaatacTAACACTCATGTATACTAataaaattatgctgcagaaagTATAGGAATCAGCTCTTGGGTATGTATAAAGTTTGTATTTTTTTGCATACAATTTTGCGTAGAATTAGCTggactttctctccctctccctctccctctctcacacacaccccaaaaggaaAATGCATGAGCACCTCAGACATAAGCAGGTGCTCAGTGGAAGAGGCAGTCTGATGCAGTCAAAGCCTGATCAGGTTGGAAGTGCCAACCTTTATATATGAATCCATTTGAAACaggtttctcctccatccctatctgCCTCTCAGTGCTGTCCAGTGAGGACTTGGTGCCTTCCATAGCTTCTTGCTTAGCAGTGGCAGCCAAGACTCCTGCCTCCCACCCAACACATCAGTGGCCATGTCGGCAGCTTTGAAGGGGAAAAGAGTTTTCAGGCTGCCGCTCTGACAACTCCAAAAAACAAATGTTTAGAAATCTGCCTGCTCGGAATTGTTAATAATCAAACAGTGAAGGCCGAAACAATTTCAGCCAAGCTATTCACATGAGAAATTTATTTACTGTCAGTTTCTGATCAAAGCTTACTCCCTCCCTGCCACATTCCCCCTTTGTGGGTGTAATTTGGGAGGGGAAATTACTCTCAGAGGAGATGCACATGTAATAAAGACCCTTCTTAAACTAGTGGTTCCCTTGAAAACAATTGTACTGCTATTCGATCttaaggggtggggagagttttTCATCTCTGATTCAGAACATCTTCTAAGGCTAGTCACATTACAGGGCAATAACATACCGTGTAAGTCATAGATAAATGGTCATACAGAAATAACACATTTGACCAACACATAGCTGACATGGGGAACAGTTTTTTTAAGTTTTCAAGCTACCTTCCTTGTGCAGTAATATATACCAAATGACTTTCTGTTGACAAtctttctcataattgtctttatgtTGATGGCAGAAACATTGCAATTGGAAACCGAAATTTGGGGGATTTTACTGAGAGTGACATAGCCAAGTTGCCGGTTTGTGTGCGGTGCCTTTAATATGTTGAAAACCTGTATGTCAAAGTCAGGAAAGATAAGCACTTTCTGAGTTTCCCCCACTTCTCAAAACGCAGTTGCTATTATTcaaacatcttttcttttcttttctttttaacaaattGCAAACTACAGGAACTCTGGATTTTACATCAAATGTATCTCAATGTGTGTGGTACaatatttaaatccttgttcTATGGTAGTTATCCACTCTGAGCCCTATGGATGGATTATGACTCAGAAGAAGTTTATATAGAGTAACTAACAGTTAACCAGTCTAACAGGATACCCAGTGTGACAATtacaaaattttaaataaaaaggtttGCAGTGTGTAGTTATAGTCTATGATGCAAGGAAAATTAGTTGCACCTGAGGGCAGAATTACGTATTACAAAGCAAACACATTCTTACCCCCTTGTAATGTTAAATCTCCCTGGGAATTGGCTTCCACACAgggctgggttttttaaattgtttcccCCTAACCAGACTTTGAGACCAGAAAGAGCTTGGTGTGAGGAAATTGGAAATTTAGGAtaattaataatcataataatcataatggtagtagtagtagtagtagtagtagtagtagttgatgttttaatttataccccgcccatcttgctggctTTCccaagctactctgggcagcttacaacatatataaaaacacaacaaaacatcaaacattaaaaaacaaaatagcctatacaagcaacaaacatGTTTGATAGTTTAACATGCAGTTCTTAccttagggcagtggttttcaacctttctgagtccacgCTGATGTCCTTGACCGTGTGGGAGCCATGTATACTGGGGTTCCATTACAGCACGTGTTTAAGCAGGGATTCCCTTGTTCTGCACCAGTCCCACCTCGCTTTGCCCCCCATTCTGGCCCACAACCACCCCCTTTCTGGTGCAGTTTTTGGTGTGCATTTAAGTGGGAGCAGCAGGACTCAGGCCAGACCGGAGAAAAGAGACAGGCAGATCAAGACAGAAAGATTTGCAGATATGCAGGCAGTACAGTTGAcgtgaagagggagagagagaaggagagcccTTCTTCTGACCAATTACGTCTGACCCAATCAACCAAGGGTGCCAAGGCACACagattgaaaacctctgccttagggAATATAAGAAACCAGTGGATCATTAAATGCTTAAGGTTGCAACCCTATACCTACTGGGTATAGGAGCTAGAGGAGGAAGATTGATGGTGAAGAAAGAGTTGTGAGTGGAGGGGGAGCCTTTCCCCATCCTCTGGACCCTCTGGGAAACTGGGTGTGGGGAGAGCAGCTGAATGGGACGCACCTGTTGGCAGCCTGAGGAAACACCATCCACCTTGGGTCCGCCTGTAAAAAGCAAGTCCAGAGTTAGAGACTTAAGAACCCAGAGGCTGAGGTGAAGGGTATGTCAAGAAGGGAAGTGAATCGATACTGATTGATATAttttagtaactttgtattagtgtcacatttgtaaatgtaactgtgtatttttgtaatattttgttttaagttAAGTCTGTTGCTGCTTCAGTCAATTGTCCGTCACTTagaaatgtttttgaatatggaaattaaataatcaaaggagtccagatgttttgggctacaactcagATCGATCCTGGCTAGCCCATGCCAaagggagttgtcatccaaagcAACTGGATGGCATCAGGCTGACCAAGGATGAGCTATGGGACAGTGGTGGTGAAGTGGATTGTCCTTTAGCAACAGGGCTGACCAAATGTAGAATGTGGCATATAAACGCCACAACTACACTTTTAACTTCTTTAAATTAATCCATACCATAGTGACGTACTGGAAAAGTGTAAGGGAATATCGCCAGCTGTTgtgttctgcttttttttttaaaaaaaatttgttaACTTTGGATGCAGTTGTGGTGTGAGTGAATAAAAAATTCTGCTCATGGAATGAAGCAAAGATGGAAAGCAGCGACTCTGATTACTTCCTACTTTTTATGTTTTGCTGGTTTGCAATCTGGCTGCTTAAACAGTCTGATGGGTAAAAAAAAGGCAGCCTGAGAATTAGACTGAATGAAACCAAGGCAACAACGTT from Zootoca vivipara chromosome 8, rZooViv1.1, whole genome shotgun sequence encodes:
- the BCL2 gene encoding apoptosis regulator Bcl-2 isoform X1, translated to MMAHTGIRGYDTREIVQRYIHYKLSQKGYDWVASEDREDLSSLPPPPPAAAETFPNLARLASHPSELPVSNVAPADGPHPVPQVVHTTLRQAGDEFSRRYRRDFAQMSGQLHLTPVTARARFAAVVEELFRDGVNWGRIVAFFEFGGMMCVESVSREMSPLVDNITVWMTEYLNRHLDNWIQDNGGWVCFSLCFHFQMHSLPLFQYYTLPMCLQWGSKLACLASCFPSVVVASRIHRLWYSIVSGNLLILAQIVITAYHRPARCSIEEALHCIIPISSAPDFKSQLPC
- the BCL2 gene encoding apoptosis regulator Bcl-2 isoform X2, with product MMAHTGIRGYDTREIVQRYIHYKLSQKGYDWVASEDREDLSSLPPPPPAAAETFPNLARLASHPSELPVSNVAPADGPHPVPQVVHTTLRQAGDEFSRRYRRDFAQMSGQLHLTPVTARARFAAVVEELFRDGVNWGRIVAFFEFGGMMCVESVSREMSPLVDNITVWMTEYLNRHLDNWIQDNGGWDAFVELYSNNMRPLFDFSWLPLKTILSLAVVGACITLGAYLGHK